One part of the Tenacibaculum sp. 190130A14a genome encodes these proteins:
- a CDS encoding dCMP deaminase family protein, producing the protein MLNKKQLKYDIAYLKMAREWGQLSHCIRKKVGALIVKDRMIISDGYNGTPSGFENYCEDEEGYTKWYVLHAEANAILKVASSTQSCQGATLYITLSPCQQCSKLIHQAGIKRVVYADAYKDTSGLEFLEKAGVELMHLPYEQK; encoded by the coding sequence ATCTTGAATAAAAAACAATTAAAATACGATATTGCTTATTTAAAAATGGCAAGAGAATGGGGACAACTTTCCCATTGTATTCGTAAAAAAGTAGGCGCTTTAATTGTTAAAGACAGAATGATTATTTCTGACGGATATAACGGAACTCCTTCTGGTTTTGAAAATTATTGTGAAGATGAAGAAGGTTATACTAAATGGTATGTTTTACATGCAGAAGCAAACGCCATTTTAAAAGTAGCATCTTCTACCCAATCATGCCAAGGAGCAACATTGTATATTACATTATCTCCATGTCAACAATGTAGTAAACTTATACACCAAGCAGGTATTAAGCGTGTTGTATATGCAGATGCATACAAGGATACTTCAGGTTTAGAATTTTTAGAAAAAGCAGGCGTAGAATTGATGCATTTACCTTATGAACAAAAATAA